A stretch of the Candidatus Binataceae bacterium genome encodes the following:
- a CDS encoding acyl-CoA dehydrogenase family protein, protein MDLNFTPEEDEFRIKVRRFLEENIPKSGLGDGREGREDKAWLARAKEWQRKLYEAGYVAMAWPKEFGGQALEPVRQSIVNDEVVRAKAPYLIGGSGLGMLGPTLISWGTEEQKKRYLPKILTAEEIWCQGYSEPGSGSDLASLRTRAEIVGDEFVVNGQKVWTSGAQYSDMMFCLVRTDPEAPKHRGISYILIDMHSPGLTVRPLVQMTGDRGFNEVFFDNVRVPRKNLVGKLNEGWIVANATLFHERNMLGSASGSEQRFNRLRALAKSIQRNGHPLSEDPVFRQRLADLQIRVEAMRLHAMRQLTDQIRGRQPGIEAMINKLVGTELNHDLATAAMEAMGDDSMLARDEPSVVDKGYWPYEWMFSLGLVIGGGTSHIQKNIIAERGLKMPKSR, encoded by the coding sequence ATGGATTTGAATTTCACGCCTGAAGAAGATGAATTCCGGATCAAGGTCAGGCGCTTCCTCGAGGAAAACATACCCAAGAGCGGACTCGGCGACGGTCGCGAGGGGCGCGAGGACAAGGCCTGGTTGGCCCGCGCCAAGGAGTGGCAACGCAAACTCTACGAGGCCGGATACGTCGCGATGGCCTGGCCGAAGGAATTTGGCGGGCAGGCGCTGGAACCGGTCCGCCAGTCGATCGTTAACGACGAGGTGGTGCGCGCGAAGGCGCCCTACTTGATAGGCGGTTCCGGCCTCGGCATGCTGGGACCCACGCTGATCTCATGGGGAACTGAGGAGCAGAAAAAACGCTACCTGCCGAAGATCCTGACCGCCGAAGAGATCTGGTGCCAGGGCTATTCCGAGCCGGGGTCCGGTTCGGATCTCGCATCGCTGCGAACCCGGGCCGAGATTGTCGGCGACGAATTCGTCGTCAACGGTCAGAAAGTCTGGACCTCCGGTGCGCAATACTCCGACATGATGTTCTGCTTGGTGCGCACCGACCCCGAAGCCCCCAAACACCGGGGCATCTCCTACATTCTTATAGACATGCACTCGCCTGGTCTGACGGTGCGCCCGCTCGTACAGATGACGGGTGATCGCGGCTTTAACGAGGTCTTCTTCGACAACGTTCGCGTGCCGCGCAAGAACCTGGTCGGCAAGCTTAACGAGGGCTGGATCGTCGCCAACGCGACGCTGTTTCACGAGCGCAACATGCTCGGTTCGGCCAGCGGCAGCGAGCAGCGCTTCAATCGCCTGCGGGCGCTGGCTAAATCGATCCAGCGCAACGGGCACCCGCTCAGCGAAGATCCGGTCTTTCGCCAGCGTCTGGCCGACCTCCAGATCCGGGTCGAGGCGATGCGGTTGCATGCGATGCGTCAGCTCACCGACCAGATTCGTGGTCGCCAGCCGGGAATCGAAGCCATGATCAACAAGCTGGTCGGCACCGAACTGAACCACGATCTGGCGACCGCAGCCATGGAAGCGATGGGCGACGATTCGATGCTCGCTCGAGACGAACCGAGCGTGGTCGACAAAGGCTACTGGCCGTACGAGTGGATGTTTTCTTTGGGTCTCGTGATCGGCGGTGGAACCTCACACATTCAGAAGAACATCATCGCCGAACGCGGCCTCAAGATGCCCAAGTCGCGGTAG
- a CDS encoding 4Fe-4S dicluster domain-containing protein, which translates to MSTTITSECINCGACEPECPNTAIYAGGVEWELNGQKSPAIAQDIYYIVPSKCTECVGFHDHEACAAVCPVDCCVPDPANPETQGVLLARARTLHPELSIPDDAPSRFLKEGGAAPAAAPTAEANGAAVAPAPSLAPAPAVKAAPPAPTAAAADGEYDPIAWEVPVVCKDCNEPFTIPYRHFQAGVVFYCPSCSGSYVPKSTMVRVVRETFENFYGRRRAERESLEKRQRRDQNALETKQAAEMEAFKKRLQELGNELKPAGKMVRPKGIASMFS; encoded by the coding sequence ATGTCGACAACCATCACGAGCGAGTGCATCAACTGCGGTGCGTGCGAGCCCGAGTGCCCGAACACCGCGATTTATGCGGGCGGGGTTGAATGGGAACTCAATGGTCAGAAAAGCCCTGCCATCGCTCAGGACATCTACTACATCGTTCCTTCCAAGTGCACCGAATGCGTTGGCTTTCACGACCACGAAGCGTGCGCGGCGGTGTGCCCGGTCGACTGTTGTGTTCCAGACCCGGCCAACCCCGAGACCCAAGGAGTACTCCTGGCGCGCGCACGCACCCTGCACCCCGAATTGAGCATTCCCGACGACGCGCCTTCGCGATTTCTCAAAGAGGGCGGCGCTGCGCCAGCGGCTGCTCCCACTGCGGAAGCCAACGGCGCTGCGGTCGCGCCCGCACCATCACTGGCTCCCGCCCCGGCAGTCAAAGCCGCACCGCCCGCGCCCACGGCCGCCGCCGCGGATGGGGAATACGATCCGATCGCGTGGGAAGTTCCGGTGGTGTGTAAAGACTGCAACGAGCCATTTACGATTCCATACCGCCATTTCCAGGCGGGAGTGGTTTTCTATTGTCCATCATGCTCCGGTTCCTACGTGCCAAAGAGCACGATGGTGCGGGTGGTTCGCGAGACGTTCGAGAACTTCTACGGACGGCGACGCGCGGAGCGCGAGTCGCTGGAAAAGCGTCAACGGCGCGACCAGAATGCGCTCGAGACCAAGCAAGCCGCGGAGATGGAAGCATTCAAGAAACGTCTTCAGGAGCTGGGTAACGAGCTAAAGCCCGCGGGCAAGATGGTTCGCCCCAAGGGCATCGCCTCCATGTTCAGCTAA
- the ilvA gene encoding threonine ammonia-lyase gives MTVTLDDLELARRRLSGIAEPTPLIRSETLSHLIGGEVFIKPENLQKTGSFKIRGAYNRIAALSPEDKRRGVIAASAGNHGQALAYAASRAGVKATVVMPTTAAIAKILATRSYGPTLVLEGSDYQEARRVAQRICTESGAIFVDAFDDPHVIAGQGTIGLEIAERLKPDVVFVPTGGGGLLAGIAVAATAEMPETRVIGVEAAGSAQLSASLSTDAPASVGQPVDTIADGLATGKIGAIPFQLIRGRVKRVVTVDDFEIGEALLLMLERMKLLAEGAGAAALAGAIKIAEELRGQRIVVVISGGNIDITLLDRVIGHGLTKVGRLYRIAINLRDRPGELGRLADAIGNTGANVRSIDHNRTRRDVPIGKAHVVLELETRGPGHIAEIHAHLRRSGYEITEEN, from the coding sequence ATGACCGTCACCCTCGATGACCTGGAACTTGCGCGCCGGCGTCTCTCCGGAATCGCCGAACCAACACCGCTAATCCGAAGCGAAACTCTCAGCCACTTGATCGGCGGGGAGGTATTCATCAAGCCGGAGAACTTGCAGAAGACCGGCTCGTTCAAGATTCGTGGTGCTTACAATCGCATCGCGGCGCTTTCGCCGGAGGATAAGCGCCGCGGTGTGATCGCCGCATCAGCCGGCAATCACGGGCAGGCACTCGCTTACGCGGCCTCGCGTGCGGGCGTCAAAGCCACCGTCGTGATGCCGACCACGGCCGCGATCGCGAAAATCCTCGCGACCCGCAGCTACGGCCCGACGCTGGTGCTGGAAGGCAGCGACTATCAGGAAGCGCGCCGCGTGGCGCAAAGAATCTGTACTGAATCAGGAGCAATCTTTGTCGATGCATTCGACGACCCGCACGTCATCGCGGGGCAGGGAACGATCGGGCTCGAAATTGCCGAGAGGCTGAAACCCGATGTGGTGTTTGTGCCGACCGGAGGCGGCGGGCTGCTGGCAGGTATCGCGGTTGCGGCCACGGCGGAGATGCCTGAAACGCGCGTAATCGGGGTCGAGGCCGCGGGATCGGCACAACTGAGCGCCAGCCTCTCCACCGATGCGCCCGCATCAGTCGGCCAGCCAGTCGATACGATTGCCGACGGGCTCGCCACCGGGAAAATTGGTGCCATTCCTTTTCAATTGATTCGCGGGCGCGTGAAACGGGTGGTAACCGTCGATGATTTCGAAATCGGTGAGGCGCTGCTCCTGATGCTAGAACGGATGAAGCTGCTGGCGGAGGGCGCGGGCGCGGCGGCGCTGGCGGGCGCGATCAAGATCGCTGAGGAGCTTCGCGGCCAACGAATCGTAGTGGTCATAAGCGGAGGCAATATCGATATCACTTTGCTCGACCGGGTCATCGGGCACGGTCTGACGAAAGTTGGGCGCCTCTATCGGATCGCAATCAATCTGCGCGACCGGCCAGGAGAGCTGGGCAGGCTTGCGGACGCGATCGGCAATACCGGGGCGAACGTGCGCTCGATCGATCACAATCGCACTCGTCGCGACGTCCCGATCGGCAAGGCGCACGTGGTGCTGGAGCTGGAAACGCGCGGTCCCGGCCACATCGCGGAGATCCACGCGCATCTTCGCCGCAGCGGCTACGAAATCACCGAAGAGAACTGA
- a CDS encoding MFS transporter, which produces MNAVSEFWLPPSASADSKRLLLTRGLRGFADGAVSVLLPGYLSALGFSSFQIAAIIFATLTGSAALTLWIGFAANRIGRRHVLLAACALMFATGAGFTLVTSFWPLFVVAFVGTLNPSAGDVSLFLPVEQSALAETVKTRDLTAIFSRYNVAGASAGALGALASGLPALLAGRFNLDRAATLRLGFVAYSLIAIAAALVYRTLTIAVETSPPAQAAAPLAKARRIVLHLSALFSLDSFGGGFVVQSLLALWLFRRFNMSIAAAGSFFFVAGLLGAASQLASSWLAARIGRINTMVFTHIPANVFLVIAALMPNLHLTLLFLLLRFALSSMDVPARQSFVMAVVPPEERAAAASVTNVPRSLATALAPLPSGALLDYSTFGWPLVCAGLLKITYDVLLLSQFRAIRPTDEME; this is translated from the coding sequence ATGAACGCCGTTTCGGAATTTTGGTTACCACCCAGTGCCAGCGCCGACAGCAAGCGCCTGCTCCTCACGCGCGGGCTGCGCGGATTTGCGGACGGCGCGGTCAGCGTGCTGCTGCCCGGCTATCTGAGCGCGCTCGGGTTCAGCTCCTTCCAGATTGCCGCCATCATCTTCGCAACCTTGACTGGGTCCGCGGCACTGACGCTGTGGATCGGATTCGCGGCAAATCGCATCGGTCGGCGGCACGTGCTGCTGGCTGCGTGTGCGCTGATGTTCGCGACCGGGGCGGGATTTACTCTGGTAACCTCCTTCTGGCCGCTCTTTGTGGTCGCGTTCGTAGGCACCCTTAACCCGTCGGCAGGCGACGTGAGCCTGTTCCTGCCGGTAGAGCAGTCCGCACTGGCGGAGACCGTGAAGACTCGCGATCTGACCGCGATTTTCTCCCGCTATAACGTGGCGGGAGCGTCTGCGGGGGCGCTGGGCGCCCTGGCGAGCGGCCTCCCGGCACTGCTCGCTGGGCGCTTCAATCTTGATCGCGCGGCCACCTTACGCCTGGGCTTCGTCGCATATTCGTTAATCGCGATTGCCGCAGCACTGGTGTATCGCACGCTGACTATTGCGGTGGAAACTTCGCCGCCCGCTCAAGCCGCCGCTCCGCTCGCGAAAGCACGCAGGATAGTTCTCCACCTCTCCGCGCTGTTCAGTCTCGATTCATTCGGTGGCGGCTTTGTCGTGCAGTCGCTCCTGGCGCTGTGGCTGTTCCGTCGATTCAACATGTCGATCGCTGCCGCGGGGTCTTTCTTCTTTGTTGCGGGGCTGCTCGGCGCCGCCTCGCAACTGGCTTCCTCGTGGCTTGCCGCGCGCATCGGAAGGATTAACACGATGGTCTTTACCCACATTCCCGCCAACGTGTTCCTGGTTATCGCGGCGCTCATGCCAAATCTTCACCTCACGCTGCTGTTTCTTCTTTTGCGGTTCGCGCTCTCGTCGATGGACGTGCCCGCGCGGCAGTCGTTCGTGATGGCGGTGGTGCCGCCGGAGGAGCGTGCGGCGGCTGCGAGTGTCACCAACGTGCCCCGCAGTCTTGCTACTGCGCTTGCGCCGCTACCCTCGGGTGCGCTTCTCGACTATTCGACCTTCGGATGGCCGCTGGTGTGCGCCGGACTACTAAAGATCACCTACGACGTGCTGCTGCTCTCGCAATTTCGGGCGATACGACCCACGGATGAGATGGAATGA
- a CDS encoding tetratricopeptide repeat protein: protein MGEVVEGGSTFSTRAAARILAVSPDRIRYWVKRRLINPAASPGRKYRFAFNDLLVMRLAKDLLRERRHLEPLQRCLRRMIDLVDPGRSVTSLKLVNDEGRIVVSDNGVLIEAETGQLLFDFRSERPSGKVEESFGPARVRERFEEARRIAERDPLKALTIYSDLVGREPGNFEAHMRLSTLLEREGDLQGSLRHLLGAAAIVPASAEVHLRLGLLYRKREEHQPSLRSFLRALDCDPTSVEAHRNAAELYEALGRKREAQKHLNAIHRLIKGE from the coding sequence ATGGGCGAGGTGGTAGAAGGGGGTAGTACATTCTCGACGCGCGCGGCCGCGAGAATTCTCGCGGTTTCCCCCGACAGAATTCGCTATTGGGTCAAGCGGCGGCTGATAAATCCCGCTGCTTCGCCCGGGCGCAAGTATCGCTTTGCATTCAACGATCTGCTCGTCATGCGGCTGGCGAAGGATCTGCTGCGCGAGCGCCGACATCTGGAACCACTGCAGCGCTGCCTTAGGCGGATGATTGACCTGGTCGACCCCGGCCGCTCGGTTACCTCGCTCAAATTGGTCAACGACGAAGGCCGCATAGTAGTCAGCGACAACGGCGTACTGATCGAAGCCGAAACCGGCCAGCTCCTGTTCGATTTTCGCTCCGAGCGCCCAAGCGGAAAGGTCGAAGAGAGCTTTGGCCCCGCCCGCGTCCGCGAACGGTTCGAAGAGGCGCGGCGCATTGCCGAACGGGACCCGCTGAAGGCGCTCACGATCTACAGCGATTTGGTCGGGCGCGAGCCGGGTAATTTCGAGGCGCACATGCGCCTCTCCACTTTGCTCGAGCGCGAGGGCGATCTGCAGGGCTCGCTACGCCATCTGCTCGGTGCAGCTGCGATCGTTCCCGCCAGCGCCGAGGTCCACCTGCGGCTCGGACTGCTGTACCGCAAGCGCGAGGAGCACCAGCCGTCGCTTCGTAGTTTTCTGCGCGCGCTCGATTGCGACCCCACCTCCGTTGAGGCGCATCGCAATGCCGCCGAGCTCTATGAAGCGTTGGGCCGCAAGCGCGAGGCGCAAAAGCATCTCAACGCGATCCATCGGTTGATCAAAGGCGAGTAG
- a CDS encoding glycosyl hydrolase, translated as MAAVVPMAGWPNPGAAQTSMVVANPPANKAQGSVAILPDGGFDVTKFNFQPYIVPGQADGRAIYQCFGPNPLYFEGDPFVVSYANPSKQPVQSSDWWTSLGFQLDIWVSARGGMRLPPNQCIPPTDAVAFTATLYTEPFQLQFVDFVQLFPKDFPPPAGLQLWNMNNFQVAANTQLFDFTKKPPQLLGYNSNLDSVSWGYPSPPNEARITVGLEGVHPLRADEFPTAGPTSPPWTNILVESYSDWGVIASVHDKSNTNQLTITAANGSPFVWFERTKGTPETSPFEVWVGGTAQLGQGQGDFTSIDYSGPVLIVKVESYFAGQYNPPGSTPIAAQSYYAIEADKGKWNKVAGFNGQSAVFMNSSASSFIVTALPHNTKATPTQGQIGPMMAWKTLEPYACLKTVDTKLLLPTPAASVTVDNQSVTLGYDPNNATVTGELQISTQVVQGFAGKCPQTEPFQLVFPHHRQELIKAQQSQIFTKQPMPLWNSVMGPVMGYVGDTMFLQNQTRGIMSMLPSVAIDDPQVTNPNNPNQTAAEDIYDTLKTWYFIQEPTTNDQQIGSFTRQPGSYMGVGANTYLNASNTPRELLVVADQLAQTSNPKIKGVLDPQLGETKDQAAAEMRDFILHSLEEQVGQWFDVYTANLLEFNTQFNAIVGYPSGFGAIQNLNDHNLQYGYFLRAAATIGRYDPLWLATYGPIIQEMLLDVAAFDNGASGYPQLRNFNPYYGHSWAAGAAYGGTNQESSSEAINFEVGMIELGEELGNPQWRDLGLYLYEQEILATEQYWFNQDADLSDTETDPAAACPAKAPYTEIKSTPPICYNVTGRATSSPTAAASTSTYSIILSSRGCKIRTSIGPPSSTTVPSRPIPFSGYQRPRRWLISNATCPGCRQPGISSSRMMHCIRARARSSPAASTSTRTWLRACRERYPHRAAT; from the coding sequence ATGGCCGCAGTGGTCCCGATGGCCGGCTGGCCGAATCCTGGCGCAGCCCAGACCTCGATGGTGGTGGCCAATCCCCCGGCCAACAAGGCGCAAGGTTCGGTGGCTATCCTTCCGGACGGCGGGTTCGACGTTACCAAATTCAACTTCCAGCCCTATATCGTTCCCGGTCAAGCGGACGGCCGCGCCATTTATCAATGCTTCGGGCCGAATCCTCTTTATTTTGAGGGCGACCCTTTCGTGGTCAGTTATGCCAATCCCAGCAAGCAGCCAGTCCAGAGCAGCGATTGGTGGACCTCGCTCGGTTTCCAGTTGGATATCTGGGTGAGTGCACGCGGCGGCATGCGTCTACCTCCAAATCAGTGCATTCCGCCAACGGACGCCGTCGCGTTCACGGCAACCCTCTATACCGAACCGTTTCAATTGCAGTTTGTGGATTTCGTCCAGCTCTTCCCGAAGGACTTCCCGCCACCCGCGGGTCTCCAACTCTGGAACATGAACAATTTCCAGGTCGCCGCGAATACTCAGCTGTTCGATTTCACAAAGAAACCGCCGCAATTGCTTGGCTACAATTCGAACCTGGATTCGGTGAGCTGGGGATACCCAAGCCCGCCCAATGAGGCTCGGATAACGGTCGGACTCGAGGGTGTGCACCCCCTGCGTGCCGACGAATTCCCGACCGCCGGTCCGACGTCGCCGCCATGGACCAATATTCTTGTGGAGAGCTATTCCGACTGGGGCGTAATCGCTTCGGTGCACGACAAATCCAACACCAATCAACTGACCATCACGGCTGCCAACGGAAGTCCTTTTGTATGGTTTGAGAGAACTAAGGGCACTCCTGAAACTTCACCATTTGAGGTTTGGGTCGGTGGGACGGCCCAATTGGGACAAGGGCAGGGCGACTTCACCTCGATCGACTACTCCGGTCCCGTGCTGATCGTCAAAGTCGAAAGCTACTTTGCGGGCCAATACAACCCTCCCGGAAGCACTCCGATTGCCGCGCAATCCTACTATGCAATCGAGGCAGACAAGGGCAAATGGAACAAGGTGGCGGGGTTCAATGGGCAGAGCGCCGTGTTCATGAACAGTTCTGCTTCTTCCTTCATTGTGACGGCTCTGCCCCACAATACCAAAGCCACACCGACCCAAGGCCAGATCGGGCCGATGATGGCGTGGAAGACTCTGGAGCCCTACGCGTGCCTGAAGACGGTGGACACCAAGCTGCTGCTTCCCACGCCGGCCGCGAGTGTCACGGTAGATAATCAGTCGGTAACGCTCGGATACGATCCCAATAACGCCACCGTCACAGGGGAACTTCAAATCTCGACGCAGGTAGTGCAGGGTTTTGCGGGTAAGTGTCCGCAAACCGAGCCTTTCCAGTTGGTGTTCCCACACCATCGCCAGGAGCTAATCAAGGCGCAGCAGAGCCAGATATTCACCAAGCAACCGATGCCGCTCTGGAACAGCGTGATGGGTCCGGTGATGGGCTATGTCGGCGACACGATGTTTCTGCAGAATCAGACGCGGGGGATCATGTCGATGCTGCCCAGCGTGGCGATTGACGATCCCCAAGTCACCAATCCTAATAACCCCAACCAGACCGCCGCCGAAGACATCTACGATACTTTGAAGACCTGGTATTTCATCCAGGAGCCGACTACCAACGACCAGCAGATAGGATCATTCACGCGCCAGCCCGGAAGCTATATGGGCGTCGGCGCCAATACCTACCTCAACGCTTCCAACACCCCGCGCGAACTGCTGGTGGTGGCCGATCAGCTGGCTCAGACCAGCAACCCGAAAATCAAAGGCGTGCTCGATCCGCAATTGGGGGAAACCAAGGATCAGGCGGCAGCCGAGATGCGCGATTTCATCCTGCACAGCCTGGAAGAACAGGTCGGACAGTGGTTCGACGTCTACACCGCGAATCTTCTCGAATTCAACACGCAGTTCAACGCGATCGTGGGCTATCCGAGCGGGTTTGGTGCGATCCAAAATCTCAATGACCACAACCTGCAGTACGGCTATTTCCTGAGGGCGGCCGCAACCATAGGAAGGTACGACCCGCTGTGGCTGGCGACCTACGGACCGATCATTCAAGAGATGCTGCTCGATGTCGCCGCTTTCGACAACGGCGCGAGCGGGTACCCGCAGCTGCGCAATTTCAATCCCTACTATGGCCACAGTTGGGCCGCCGGTGCCGCATACGGAGGGACCAACCAGGAATCGAGCAGCGAAGCGATCAACTTCGAAGTCGGAATGATCGAGCTTGGAGAGGAACTCGGGAACCCGCAATGGCGCGACCTCGGACTATACCTGTACGAACAGGAAATCCTCGCGACCGAACAGTACTGGTTCAACCAGGATGCTGACCTGAGCGATACCGAGACCGACCCCGCTGCGGCCTGCCCCGCCAAAGCGCCATATACGGAAATAAAATCTACACCACCAATTTGTTACAACGTAACTGGCCGCGCGACTTCGTCACCTACCGCAGCGGCGTCGACAAGCACATACAGCATCATACTTTCGTCTCGCGGCTGCAAAATCAGGACATCGATCGGACCACCTTCTTCGACGACAGTCCCATCGCGGCCTATACCATTCAGTGGATACCAGCGGCCCCGTCGCTGGCTTATCTCGAACGCAACTTGTCCTGGCTGCAGGCAACCTGGAATCAGTTCATCACGGATGATGCATTGTATCAGAGCCAGAGCGCGCTCAAGCCCAGCGGCCTCAACGTCTACCAGGACGTGGCTGCGAGCGTGCAGGGAACGTTACCCGCATCGGGCAGCGACATGA
- the ribH gene encoding 6,7-dimethyl-8-ribityllumazine synthase, translating to MRIAIVVSEFNFDVTALMLERAKHQLERHQAELVAEIHVPGVFDMGPAIKGLLRRKDVDGVVILGAAIRGETLHDELITHATAQTAARLAVKYEKPVGLGITGPGMTHAQAMERLDNAKNAVDAVVKMLAVLKEIDQ from the coding sequence ATGAGAATCGCGATCGTGGTTTCCGAGTTTAATTTCGACGTCACCGCGCTGATGCTGGAGCGGGCCAAACATCAGCTCGAGCGCCACCAGGCCGAACTCGTCGCAGAAATCCACGTCCCGGGCGTATTCGACATGGGTCCGGCCATCAAGGGACTGCTCCGGCGCAAGGATGTCGATGGGGTGGTTATTCTCGGCGCGGCGATCAGGGGCGAGACGCTGCACGACGAGCTCATCACGCATGCGACCGCGCAGACCGCGGCGCGCTTGGCGGTCAAATATGAAAAGCCGGTCGGGTTGGGGATTACCGGTCCGGGCATGACCCACGCGCAGGCGATGGAGCGACTCGACAACGCAAAGAATGCAGTCGACGCGGTGGTGAAGATGCTCGCCGTGCTGAAAGAAATCGACCAGTAG
- the hisF gene encoding imidazole glycerol phosphate synthase subunit HisF: MLAKRIIPCLDVRAGKVTKGIKFLENVDVGDPVAMARYYYEQGADELVFYDITASNERRGIMLEVVDAVAREIFIPFSVGGGLRTLEDMRAVLLAGAEKVSIDSGAVRDPAIISAGARAFGSQCIVLSMQVKLTGARTQVPSGYEVVIDGGRVFTGRDAIEWAHQGERLGAGELVINSIDRDGTKSGYDLEITRRISESVSIPVVASGGAGRPEHLRDAFTRGAADAAIVASIVHYGEHPIPELKRYLRGAGVEVRDAITLEGEQR; this comes from the coding sequence ATGCTGGCCAAGCGCATCATTCCCTGCCTCGACGTGCGGGCGGGCAAAGTCACCAAGGGTATCAAGTTTCTCGAGAACGTTGACGTCGGCGATCCGGTGGCGATGGCCCGTTACTACTACGAGCAGGGTGCCGACGAGCTGGTGTTCTACGATATCACCGCGTCCAATGAGCGGCGCGGGATCATGCTCGAAGTGGTTGACGCGGTCGCCCGCGAGATTTTCATCCCGTTCAGCGTTGGTGGCGGCTTGCGCACGCTGGAGGATATGCGGGCGGTCCTGCTTGCGGGCGCCGAAAAGGTATCCATCGATTCCGGAGCGGTACGTGACCCCGCAATTATCTCGGCGGGAGCTCGCGCGTTCGGGAGCCAATGTATCGTGCTCTCGATGCAGGTGAAGCTGACCGGCGCGCGCACGCAGGTGCCTTCCGGATATGAAGTAGTGATCGACGGGGGTCGCGTGTTCACCGGCCGCGATGCCATCGAGTGGGCGCACCAGGGCGAACGGCTTGGCGCAGGTGAGCTGGTGATTAACTCGATCGATCGCGACGGCACCAAAAGCGGCTACGATCTCGAGATAACCCGCCGCATCAGCGAATCAGTGTCGATTCCGGTGGTTGCCTCGGGCGGCGCGGGCCGCCCGGAGCACCTGCGCGACGCGTTCACGCGCGGCGCCGCCGATGCAGCTATCGTGGCCTCGATCGTCCACTACGGCGAGCATCCCATTCCCGAACTGAAGCGATACCTGCGCGGCGCGGGAGTTGAGGTGCGCGACGCAATCACGCTGGAGGGGGAGCAGCGATGA
- the hisH gene encoding imidazole glycerol phosphate synthase subunit HisH has translation MIAIVDYRAGNLTSVKRALEHLGHRDCEITDNPDKIRAAERVILPGVGAAGATMENLHALGLAEVLRRDVAAAGKPFLGICIGIQVLFDRSEEDSTACLGILSGVVRRYPNSMDGRPLKVPQIGWNRVRQVRGHPIFAGVPDGAHCYFVNSYYPVPSEPSIAIAECEYGVPFAAAVAHNNVIATQFHLEKSGAAGLKLLDNFCRLKL, from the coding sequence ATGATCGCGATTGTCGACTACCGGGCCGGGAATCTTACCAGCGTGAAGCGCGCGCTGGAGCATCTCGGGCATCGCGACTGCGAGATTACCGACAACCCGGATAAGATCCGTGCTGCCGAGCGAGTTATTCTTCCCGGGGTCGGCGCGGCCGGCGCGACGATGGAAAACCTGCACGCCTTGGGACTGGCCGAGGTTTTGCGGCGCGACGTCGCGGCCGCGGGCAAACCGTTTTTGGGTATCTGTATCGGAATCCAGGTGCTGTTCGATCGCAGCGAGGAAGACTCCACCGCGTGCCTTGGCATCCTATCCGGTGTAGTTCGCCGCTACCCGAATTCGATGGATGGACGGCCGCTCAAAGTCCCGCAAATCGGCTGGAATCGAGTTCGCCAGGTGCGCGGGCATCCGATCTTCGCGGGCGTTCCGGACGGAGCGCATTGTTACTTCGTTAATTCCTATTACCCGGTGCCATCAGAACCATCGATCGCGATCGCGGAGTGCGAGTATGGCGTGCCTTTCGCAGCGGCGGTCGCGCACAACAACGTGATTGCCACGCAGTTCCACCTCGAGAAGAGCGGCGCGGCCGGCCTCAAGCTGCTCGACAACTTCTGCCGGCTGAAGCTTTAA